GCCATCGGGTAAGCGCCTGCTCCGCGTGGATAGTTGGGCTGAATTCCGAGTGCTACTTCCAGCATAACCTCCTGCTGTGAGGCTCCTTCAACCAGATGAAAAAGCGGGCAATGCGATTTGGAGATGCGTGGATTGATTTCGAGCAGGGAGATGCGCCCAGTTTGCGGATCGTGGAAGAATTCGATGTTGAACGGTTCGTTGTTGAGACCGGTGCGACGCATGACCTGCAATGTGACTTCGATCATGCGCTGCTGGACCTCTTGCGGCAGTCGCGAGGGGTAATGGTAACGGCTGAAACTCGAGCGATTTGTTTCGCGTAGCGAGTCGATCACGCCGAAAACCCGCGGTTCACCGTGAAAGACATAGCCTTCCAGGGTGCATTGATGTTGCGCGGTTATGATCTCCTCGGCCAGGCAATGGTTGCCGTCAACTGCAGCGATTTCCCCAGGAACCTCGGCGCGCTGGAAGAGGTAATTAAACGGATCGGAAAAGCGTCCGATGCGCTGCCTGATCAGGGGGGTCGCCGCATGGAAATCAGCGGGACACTCGATGCGGAAACCGAGGATCGATGAATGGGCTTTAACCGGTTTGATCCAGAAGGGGAAATCGAGATCAATCCGGGAGAGTGGATCAGCGGCGAAGGGGTCGAAGGCGGAAACCCGGGGAATCATCTCAGGCACTACTTCGCGCTGGATAGCGCGGCTCCAGAGCTTGTGTTCGCAGCGTAAGATGCTTTCAAGGGAGGTCGTTGGCAGTCCGGCTGCCCGCCGCAGGGTCGGCAACATCAGGGTGGTCGGAAAATCCCAGTATGAGACGATGGCGTCGACCCGACCTTCGAAACGCTCCAGCTGACGAGATGCTGTGGCCAGCAGTTCTGGCATCGAATAGTTTGCGGCCGCGATGATTTTTCGTGGGGGGAGCAGAGAGTGGTAGCGGTAACTGTCGGCCTGGCGAATTGTGCCGAAGAGAGCATTGGTAAAATCATCAAGGGCAAGGACAAAGATATTCTTCTTCATCAACGACTCCTAGCGACTTTAATTTCGCACTTGTTACACTCTACCCCGAAATATCGTGGTTCACAATAGCCCTTGCCTCAGGTTTGCGTTTCAGGTGGTAGCTAGACGCAGCGAGCCGGGTTTGATTCAGATCTGGGGAATCTGCGCGGTCTACCAACTACTAAATTCGATGGTAGACCCCAGTGGCTCGCGCGACCTTTTCATCGATCAGGTAAAAAGGGAGAGCCACTCTTTACACTGAAGCATGCTTCGCTCCACAATTAAAACGGTAAGGCGCGAAAAGCAGGGAGATCATCGCCAATCCCGGCCATTGTCTTGCTGAAATGCTATGCTTGGAGTCTATTCGGTGGAGAAGGAGTAATGGCCGGTGCCTCAGCGTTAGCCGGGTACTTGACAGTCGAGGAGATCAGATGAAAAGAGCTGTTCTTGCGTTGATAGTGAGTTTGTTTTTGCTGCCGCTCACGGCTTTCGGGGTCG
Above is a genomic segment from Geopsychrobacter electrodiphilus DSM 16401 containing:
- a CDS encoding ATP-grasp domain-containing protein, coding for MKKNIFVLALDDFTNALFGTIRQADSYRYHSLLPPRKIIAAANYSMPELLATASRQLERFEGRVDAIVSYWDFPTTLMLPTLRRAAGLPTTSLESILRCEHKLWSRAIQREVVPEMIPRVSAFDPFAADPLSRIDLDFPFWIKPVKAHSSILGFRIECPADFHAATPLIRQRIGRFSDPFNYLFQRAEVPGEIAAVDGNHCLAEEIITAQHQCTLEGYVFHGEPRVFGVIDSLRETNRSSFSRYHYPSRLPQEVQQRMIEVTLQVMRRTGLNNEPFNIEFFHDPQTGRISLLEINPRISKSHCPLFHLVEGASQQEVMLEVALGIQPNYPRGAGAYPMATKFMVRRYAGDAWVRRVPRAVEIAAMQQEIDGVLVMVWVKEGDRLSEFTDSDSYSFEYANIFIGGKSEEELLSKQQRCLEMLPFEFEPLTAQAI